The following are encoded in a window of Rosa chinensis cultivar Old Blush chromosome 4, RchiOBHm-V2, whole genome shotgun sequence genomic DNA:
- the LOC112195852 gene encoding ADP-ribosylation factor GTPase-activating protein AGD4 isoform X2, with the protein MAAFIKLEDSPMFQKQVCNLEQTADELKERCQKLFKGCKKFMAALGEACNGDTTFADSLEAFGGDLDDPISVAIGGPVLSKFISAFRELATYKELLRTQVEHVLVNRLMHFMSVDLQDAKESRRRFDKAIHVYDQSREKFVSLKKNTRGDIVSELEEDLQNSKSAFEKGRFNLVNSLMNIEAKKKYEFLESISAIMDGHLRYFKLGYELLSQMEPYIHQVLTYAQQSKEQATVEQDKLHKRIQEFRTQAEMDSLQASSNFEASAGVEGHRAFGLASYKNTEPITFENGKTIKQGYLLKRSSNLRGDWKRRFFVLNSQGALFYYRIKGTKPMGSQAHHFTRSTEHNSGVFGRFRSKNRASSLNENILGCRTVDLCTSTIKMDAEDTDLRLCFRIISPSKTYTLQAENEADRMDWMNKITGAITSLLNFRLLEQPHPGNANLEGSELGVGDVRRVASCESLHNIHFNRVDSVSTALRGIPGNDLCAECSSPEPDWASLNLGILLCIECSGAHRNLGVHISKVRSITLDVKVWEPTIVDLFRNLGNAYCNSVWEGKLQLKNERLEGSNAIRASISKPCPQDAIQHKEIYIQAKYVEKVMVIRDVAVPFLAASIWEAVKTSNLQEVYRLIVISDMNIVDTTYDDVVGDDLYHHVDAQDSELSFPLIESKQHDPAACERIKTSNDQGNCLQGCSLLHLACHSGNAMMLELLLQFGANINRRDFHGRTPLHHCICSGNNSLAKFLLRRGARPSIQDGGGQSVLERAMEMGAITDEDLFIKLSEHE; encoded by the exons ATGGCAGCATTTATCAAGCTCGAGGACTCCCCAATGTTCCAGAAGCAG GTATGTAATCTAGAACAGACAGCTGATGAGTTGAAAGAGCGATGCCAAAAACTATTCAAAGGGTGTAAGAAGTTTAT GGCGGCTCTTGGAGAAGCATGTAATGGCGACACCACTTTTGCAGATTCATTGGAAGCATTTGGTGGTGATCTGGATGATCCTATAAGTGTTGCAATAGGAG GTCCAGTGCTATCCAAATTCATTTCTGCATTTCGAGAGCTTGCTACATATAAAGAGCTTCTTCGCACCCAA GTAGAGCATGTGTTAGTCAATCGGTTGATGCACTTTATGTCTGTTGATCTGCAAGATGCAAAG GAGTCCCGACGCCGCTTTGACAAGGCAATACATGTTTATGATCAG TCACGGGAAAAGTTTGTATCCTTAAAGAAGAATACACGGGGAGACATTGTTTCTGAACTAGAGGAG GATCTACAAAACTCAAAATCAGCATTCGAGAAAGGCCGCTTCAACCTA GTAAATTCCCTAATGAATATTGAAGCAAAAAAGAAGTATGAATTTTTGGAATCTATTAGTGCAATCATGGATGGTCATCTAAGATACTTTAAGCTG GGATATGAGTTATTGAGCCAAATGGAGCCATATATTCACCAG GTGTTAACATATGCACAACAATCTAAAGAACAGGCTACTGTTGAACAAGATAAACTTCACAAAAGGATTCAGGAATTTAGGACACAAGCTGAGATGGACAGTTTACAAGCTTCTAGTAACTTTGAGGCTTCTGCAGGGGTTGAAGGACATCGTGCCTTTGGTTTGGCTTCATACAAAAACACAGAACCAATCACCTTTGAAAATGGGAAG ACAATCAAGCAAGGATATCTTCTGAAACGATCGTCAAATTTGAGGGGAGACTGGAAGAGAAGGTTTTTCGTACTGAACAGTCAAGGGGCTTTATTTTATTACAGAATCAAGGGTACCAAACCCATG GGATCTCAAGCACATCACTTTACACGTTCAACTGAACATAATAGCGGTGTTTTCGGGAGATTCCGCTCAAAAAATAGGGCATCGTCACTTAATGAAAACATTCTGGGCTGCCGAACTGTTGATCTGTGCACTTCAACAATTAAGATGGATGCAGAAGATACAGACCTTCGACTTTGCTTCAGAATAATCTCTCCATCAAAAACGTACACGTTGCAG GCTGAAAATGAGGCCGATAGGATGGATTGGATGAACAAAATAACAGGAGCCATTACATCTCTGCTGAATTTTCGGCTTCTTGAACAG CCACATCCGGGAAATGCGAATCTCGAGGGTAGTGAATTAGGTGTTGGTGATGTTCGTCGAGTAGCTAGCTGTGAAAGCTTACATAACATACACTTCAATAGAGTTGATTCCGTTTCTACCGCTCTTAGGGGAATCCCTGGAAATGATCTTTGTGCAGAGTGCAGTAGTCCTGAGCCGGATTGGGCTTCTCTCAATCTTGGGATACTGTTATGCATTGAATGTTCTGGTGCTCATCGGAATCTTGGTGTACATATTTCAAAG GTGAGATCTATAACATTAGATGTCAAAGTTTGGGAACCGACAATTGTGGACTTATTTCGCAACTTGGGTAATGCCTACTGTAATTCTGTGTGGGAGGGAAAGCTTCAACTCAAAAACGAAAG ATTGGAGGGCTCAAATGCCATTAGGGCTTCAATTTCAAAACCATGTCCCCAAGATGCAATTCAGCATAAGGAAATTTACATTCAAGCAAAG TATGTAGAGAAAGTGATGGTCATTAGAGATGTAGCTGTACCTTTCCTTGCAGCAAGTATATGGGAAGCAGTCAAGACTAGTAACTTACAAGAAGTCTATCGGCTTATTGTGATATCAGATATGAATATCGTCGATACCACCTATGATGATGTGGTTGGCGATGATTTATATCACCATGTTGATGCACAAGACTCAGAGTTGAGTTTTCCCTTAATAGAGAGCAAACAGCACGATCCAGCAGCATGTGAGAGAATCAAGACTTCCAATGATCAAGGGAACTGCCTTCAAGGTTGTTCATTATTGCATCTGGCTTGTCACTCTGGCAATGCAATGATGCTCGAATTGTTGCTGCAATTTGGTGCCAACATAAATAGGCGTGATTTCCATGGAAGGACTCCTTTACACCACTGTATCTGCAGTGGGAATAATTCGCTGGCGAAGTTTCTACTTAGAAG AGGTGCACGCCCATCAATTCAAGACGGAGGAGGGCAAAGCGTACTGGAAAGAGCAATGGAGATGGGAGCGATTACGGATGAGGATCTATTCATAAAACTTTCTGAACATGAGTGA
- the LOC112195859 gene encoding ATP-dependent Clp protease adapter protein CLPS2, chloroplastic: MATTATVSFSLTKIAGFPPSSPTRSCSKILAVKEGRGISGGMAVKARFGSSGGGAGVLERPKFDQTQFDPSTQLQEGGDIGRLKDKRGIGSGDSYRVLLIDDVRHTEKLVAKVLPQVVPSITPDGARDVFHKSRENGVAVVIVTVKEHAEFYSQMMVRSGLRSSIEPDSNSL, encoded by the exons ATGGCAACCACAGCAACAGTGTCGTTTTCGCTGACCAAGATTGCTGGCTTCCctccttcttctccaactcgCAGCTGTTCTAAGATTCTGGCTGTGAAGGAAGGCCGAGGGATAAGTGGTGGAATGGCTGTGAAGGCCAGGTTTGGGTCTTCCGGAGGTGGAGCTGGAGTCTTGGAGCGCCCCAAGTTTGATCAAACCCAGTTTGACCCTTCTACCCAACTTCAAGAAG GAGGAGATATTGGACGACTGAAGGACAAGAGAGGTATTGGAAGTGGAGATAGTTACAGAGTTTTGCTGATTGATGATGTTCGCCATACTGAGAAATTAG TTGCAAAGGTATTGCCCCAAGTTGTTCCATCTATTACCCCTGATGGGGCAAGAGATGTATTTCATAAGTCGAGAGAAAATGGCGTCGCTGTTGTTATTGTTACAGTAAAG gAACATGCTGAATTTTACTCCCAAATGATGGTACGCAGCGGATTACGATCATCAATTGAACCGGATTCAAATAGCTTATGA
- the LOC112195852 gene encoding ADP-ribosylation factor GTPase-activating protein AGD4 isoform X1, with the protein MAAFIKLEDSPMFQKQVCNLEQTADELKERCQKLFKGCKKFMAALGEACNGDTTFADSLEAFGGDLDDPISVAIGGPVLSKFISAFRELATYKELLRTQVEHVLVNRLMHFMSVDLQDAKESRRRFDKAIHVYDQSREKFVSLKKNTRGDIVSELEEDLQNSKSAFEKGRFNLVNSLMNIEAKKKYEFLESISAIMDGHLRYFKLGYELLSQMEPYIHQVLTYAQQSKEQATVEQDKLHKRIQEFRTQAEMDSLQASSNFEASAGVEGHRAFGLASYKNTEPITFENGKPQTIKQGYLLKRSSNLRGDWKRRFFVLNSQGALFYYRIKGTKPMGSQAHHFTRSTEHNSGVFGRFRSKNRASSLNENILGCRTVDLCTSTIKMDAEDTDLRLCFRIISPSKTYTLQAENEADRMDWMNKITGAITSLLNFRLLEQPHPGNANLEGSELGVGDVRRVASCESLHNIHFNRVDSVSTALRGIPGNDLCAECSSPEPDWASLNLGILLCIECSGAHRNLGVHISKVRSITLDVKVWEPTIVDLFRNLGNAYCNSVWEGKLQLKNERLEGSNAIRASISKPCPQDAIQHKEIYIQAKYVEKVMVIRDVAVPFLAASIWEAVKTSNLQEVYRLIVISDMNIVDTTYDDVVGDDLYHHVDAQDSELSFPLIESKQHDPAACERIKTSNDQGNCLQGCSLLHLACHSGNAMMLELLLQFGANINRRDFHGRTPLHHCICSGNNSLAKFLLRRGARPSIQDGGGQSVLERAMEMGAITDEDLFIKLSEHE; encoded by the exons ATGGCAGCATTTATCAAGCTCGAGGACTCCCCAATGTTCCAGAAGCAG GTATGTAATCTAGAACAGACAGCTGATGAGTTGAAAGAGCGATGCCAAAAACTATTCAAAGGGTGTAAGAAGTTTAT GGCGGCTCTTGGAGAAGCATGTAATGGCGACACCACTTTTGCAGATTCATTGGAAGCATTTGGTGGTGATCTGGATGATCCTATAAGTGTTGCAATAGGAG GTCCAGTGCTATCCAAATTCATTTCTGCATTTCGAGAGCTTGCTACATATAAAGAGCTTCTTCGCACCCAA GTAGAGCATGTGTTAGTCAATCGGTTGATGCACTTTATGTCTGTTGATCTGCAAGATGCAAAG GAGTCCCGACGCCGCTTTGACAAGGCAATACATGTTTATGATCAG TCACGGGAAAAGTTTGTATCCTTAAAGAAGAATACACGGGGAGACATTGTTTCTGAACTAGAGGAG GATCTACAAAACTCAAAATCAGCATTCGAGAAAGGCCGCTTCAACCTA GTAAATTCCCTAATGAATATTGAAGCAAAAAAGAAGTATGAATTTTTGGAATCTATTAGTGCAATCATGGATGGTCATCTAAGATACTTTAAGCTG GGATATGAGTTATTGAGCCAAATGGAGCCATATATTCACCAG GTGTTAACATATGCACAACAATCTAAAGAACAGGCTACTGTTGAACAAGATAAACTTCACAAAAGGATTCAGGAATTTAGGACACAAGCTGAGATGGACAGTTTACAAGCTTCTAGTAACTTTGAGGCTTCTGCAGGGGTTGAAGGACATCGTGCCTTTGGTTTGGCTTCATACAAAAACACAGAACCAATCACCTTTGAAAATGGGAAG CCACAGACAATCAAGCAAGGATATCTTCTGAAACGATCGTCAAATTTGAGGGGAGACTGGAAGAGAAGGTTTTTCGTACTGAACAGTCAAGGGGCTTTATTTTATTACAGAATCAAGGGTACCAAACCCATG GGATCTCAAGCACATCACTTTACACGTTCAACTGAACATAATAGCGGTGTTTTCGGGAGATTCCGCTCAAAAAATAGGGCATCGTCACTTAATGAAAACATTCTGGGCTGCCGAACTGTTGATCTGTGCACTTCAACAATTAAGATGGATGCAGAAGATACAGACCTTCGACTTTGCTTCAGAATAATCTCTCCATCAAAAACGTACACGTTGCAG GCTGAAAATGAGGCCGATAGGATGGATTGGATGAACAAAATAACAGGAGCCATTACATCTCTGCTGAATTTTCGGCTTCTTGAACAG CCACATCCGGGAAATGCGAATCTCGAGGGTAGTGAATTAGGTGTTGGTGATGTTCGTCGAGTAGCTAGCTGTGAAAGCTTACATAACATACACTTCAATAGAGTTGATTCCGTTTCTACCGCTCTTAGGGGAATCCCTGGAAATGATCTTTGTGCAGAGTGCAGTAGTCCTGAGCCGGATTGGGCTTCTCTCAATCTTGGGATACTGTTATGCATTGAATGTTCTGGTGCTCATCGGAATCTTGGTGTACATATTTCAAAG GTGAGATCTATAACATTAGATGTCAAAGTTTGGGAACCGACAATTGTGGACTTATTTCGCAACTTGGGTAATGCCTACTGTAATTCTGTGTGGGAGGGAAAGCTTCAACTCAAAAACGAAAG ATTGGAGGGCTCAAATGCCATTAGGGCTTCAATTTCAAAACCATGTCCCCAAGATGCAATTCAGCATAAGGAAATTTACATTCAAGCAAAG TATGTAGAGAAAGTGATGGTCATTAGAGATGTAGCTGTACCTTTCCTTGCAGCAAGTATATGGGAAGCAGTCAAGACTAGTAACTTACAAGAAGTCTATCGGCTTATTGTGATATCAGATATGAATATCGTCGATACCACCTATGATGATGTGGTTGGCGATGATTTATATCACCATGTTGATGCACAAGACTCAGAGTTGAGTTTTCCCTTAATAGAGAGCAAACAGCACGATCCAGCAGCATGTGAGAGAATCAAGACTTCCAATGATCAAGGGAACTGCCTTCAAGGTTGTTCATTATTGCATCTGGCTTGTCACTCTGGCAATGCAATGATGCTCGAATTGTTGCTGCAATTTGGTGCCAACATAAATAGGCGTGATTTCCATGGAAGGACTCCTTTACACCACTGTATCTGCAGTGGGAATAATTCGCTGGCGAAGTTTCTACTTAGAAG AGGTGCACGCCCATCAATTCAAGACGGAGGAGGGCAAAGCGTACTGGAAAGAGCAATGGAGATGGGAGCGATTACGGATGAGGATCTATTCATAAAACTTTCTGAACATGAGTGA